A region from the Sulfitobacter sp. D7 genome encodes:
- a CDS encoding PAS domain-containing sensor histidine kinase: MGGGESANARVPRSAIFAASPHGYLVLDTDLMIIDVNDRYLCITGSKADDLIGKLLFDAFPDDPSDATADGTNNLRKSLEIVAATGKPHRMAVQKYNIPIRDSVDGAFEEKYWQPFNAPVFQDGQLIALIHHVEDVTSEFIGRRDQAIRLNLAKQVSGVGYGELDLQTGTANVSHELADLFGYPDTEGTFPITKLFERIHPDDLEHVKKSLEGVTASDATVNADYRIVLPRGDIRWLNTRGEVLFEHGKPARFIGASLDLTHSKKREEVLQKTLTERDKLLEQKETLLGDVNHRIKNSLHLVSSILRLEAASVEDDHVKHSLQQASLRVHAVSSVHELIYKSQNVTHVDVGEYIPQLVDFLSTSTETDSRRIENVVYAQAVVLPTDLAINLALLINELVTNAHKHAFVEREQGRVDVRLHQEGTLLTLTVSDDGIGSAKGLERVGLGSKIVAGIVSQLGATMEKRATEHGYCVEIEIPMPAG; the protein is encoded by the coding sequence ATGGGCGGTGGTGAATCGGCGAATGCGCGCGTGCCGAGATCTGCAATTTTTGCAGCGTCCCCCCATGGCTATCTTGTTTTAGATACTGATCTTATGATCATCGACGTGAATGACCGGTATCTTTGCATCACCGGGTCAAAAGCCGATGATCTCATTGGGAAACTGCTGTTCGATGCATTTCCGGATGATCCTTCTGACGCTACGGCGGATGGCACCAACAATCTGCGCAAGTCACTTGAGATTGTCGCCGCCACTGGCAAGCCGCATCGGATGGCCGTTCAGAAATACAATATACCCATTCGCGACAGCGTCGACGGGGCCTTTGAAGAGAAGTATTGGCAGCCGTTCAACGCGCCTGTTTTCCAAGACGGCCAGCTGATCGCGCTTATTCACCATGTCGAAGATGTCACCTCGGAATTCATTGGTCGCCGCGACCAAGCGATACGGCTCAATCTGGCAAAACAGGTGTCGGGTGTCGGCTATGGGGAACTGGACCTTCAGACCGGCACCGCGAATGTATCGCATGAGTTGGCCGATCTTTTCGGCTATCCAGATACCGAGGGAACCTTTCCGATCACCAAGCTTTTTGAGCGTATCCATCCCGATGATCTGGAGCATGTGAAGAAGAGCTTGGAAGGGGTCACGGCCAGTGATGCAACGGTAAACGCCGACTATCGGATCGTCTTGCCCCGAGGGGATATTCGATGGCTGAACACACGTGGCGAAGTGCTTTTTGAGCATGGCAAACCCGCGCGGTTCATCGGTGCGTCCCTCGATCTGACCCATTCCAAAAAACGCGAAGAGGTCTTGCAGAAAACGCTGACCGAGAGGGACAAACTTCTTGAGCAGAAAGAAACGCTGCTGGGGGATGTAAACCACCGGATCAAGAACAGCCTCCATCTGGTGTCGAGTATCCTACGCCTTGAAGCCGCGTCGGTGGAAGACGACCACGTCAAACACAGTCTGCAGCAGGCCTCTTTGCGGGTGCATGCCGTAAGCTCGGTTCATGAACTTATCTATAAATCTCAGAACGTTACCCATGTGGATGTCGGTGAATACATCCCGCAACTCGTCGACTTTCTTTCAACCAGCACAGAGACCGACAGCAGGCGGATTGAGAATGTTGTCTACGCGCAGGCGGTCGTTCTTCCGACGGATCTGGCGATCAACCTTGCGCTGCTGATCAATGAGCTTGTGACCAACGCGCATAAACATGCCTTCGTTGAGCGGGAACAGGGCCGGGTAGATGTTCGTTTGCATCAAGAGGGAACCCTTTTGACCTTGACGGTATCGGACGATGGGATCGGTAGCGCGAAAGGTCTAGAGAGGGTCGGTCTCGGTTCGAAGATCGTGGCGGGCATTGTTAGCCAGCTTGGGGCGACGATGGAGAAGAGGGCAACAGAGCATGGTTATTGCGTCGAGATTGAGATCCCCATGCCTGCCGGGTAA
- a CDS encoding response regulator, translated as MNILIVEDEFLIALDLQMQLEQLQHSVLGPVKDFAACREVVTQSRPDLAFMDLRLANGESGEDLAQWLLSEHNIRCIFLSGNLDEPTQTRLRGLEPIAMLGKPTFPHLIAAAIDDFARG; from the coding sequence GTGAATATTCTGATCGTCGAAGATGAATTTCTGATTGCCTTGGACCTTCAGATGCAGCTCGAACAGCTTCAGCATTCCGTTCTTGGCCCGGTCAAGGATTTCGCGGCCTGCCGGGAGGTGGTGACGCAGTCCCGCCCGGACTTGGCGTTCATGGACCTTCGACTGGCGAATGGAGAATCTGGCGAGGACCTCGCACAGTGGTTGCTGAGCGAACACAATATCCGCTGCATCTTTTTGAGCGGCAACCTGGACGAACCGACCCAGACACGGCTGAGAGGGCTTGAACCGATTGCCATGCTCGGCAAACCCACTTTTCCGCATCTGATCGCAGCAGCGATTGACGATTTCGCGCGCGGGTAA
- a CDS encoding superoxide dismutase family protein yields the protein MYLRNILLGAALATTGAVAAQAEGHMQTAASAQVAGNSDDISGNVTLNTTASGRTLVKIDVTGVPAGTHGVHLHETGDCSADDFKSAGGHIAGDHKHGVLVEGGPHPGDMPNMEVGEDGVLQAEVFLDLLDIETMIKDDDGAAFIIHSGADDYESQPSGDAGSRIACGAFEAS from the coding sequence ATGTACCTGCGCAATATCCTACTCGGGGCCGCTTTGGCCACAACGGGCGCCGTCGCGGCGCAGGCCGAAGGCCATATGCAAACGGCAGCATCTGCTCAGGTGGCGGGCAATTCGGATGATATCTCAGGCAATGTTACCCTGAACACGACCGCCTCGGGCCGGACCTTGGTAAAGATCGACGTGACTGGCGTGCCCGCGGGCACCCATGGCGTGCACTTGCATGAAACCGGCGATTGTTCTGCGGATGATTTCAAATCTGCTGGGGGCCACATCGCGGGGGACCACAAGCATGGTGTGCTCGTCGAAGGTGGGCCGCATCCGGGTGACATGCCCAATATGGAAGTGGGGGAAGATGGCGTGCTTCAGGCCGAAGTCTTTCTTGATCTGCTCGATATCGAGACCATGATCAAAGATGACGACGGCGCGGCTTTCATTATTCACAGCGGTGCGGACGACTACGAATCGCAGCCCTCCGGCGATGCGGGCTCGCGCATTGCCTGCGGGGCCTTTGAGGCTTCGTAA
- the murA gene encoding UDP-N-acetylglucosamine 1-carboxyvinyltransferase produces MDSILVKGGGALNGQIPIAGAKNACLALMPATLLSEEPLTLTNAPRLSDIRTMTELLRSLGAEVTSMQDGKVITMASHGPINTRAEYDIVRKMRASNLVLGPLLAREGHAEVSLPGGCAIGARPMDIHTDGLAKMGAEIDLRDGYLYAKAEGGKLKGAVIDFPFASVGATENILMAATLAKGTTVINNAAREPEIVDLADCLRAMGAQIEGDGTPSITIQGVDSLHGATHKVVTDRIELGTYMLAPAFCGGEVELLGGRIDLLQAFCEKLDAAGIEVTETQAGLKVARRNGRISAVDVTTEPFPGFPTDLQAQMMALLCTAEGTSVLEEKIFENRFMHAPELIRMGARIDVHGGTAKVTGVKKLKGAPVMATDLRASISLILAGLAATGETTVSRVYHLDRGYEHVVSKLRGVGADIERISSK; encoded by the coding sequence ATGGATTCCATTCTGGTCAAAGGCGGCGGTGCGCTGAACGGGCAAATCCCCATCGCGGGGGCCAAGAACGCCTGTCTGGCGCTGATGCCCGCAACATTGCTGAGCGAAGAGCCACTGACGTTGACCAACGCGCCGCGGCTGAGCGACATCCGCACCATGACCGAACTGCTGCGCTCTCTGGGGGCGGAAGTCACCTCAATGCAAGACGGCAAGGTCATCACGATGGCCAGCCACGGGCCGATCAATACCCGTGCGGAATATGACATCGTGCGCAAGATGCGCGCCTCTAACCTTGTGCTGGGTCCGTTGCTGGCGCGGGAAGGCCATGCCGAAGTCTCGCTGCCCGGCGGCTGCGCGATTGGCGCGCGTCCGATGGATATTCACACCGATGGGCTGGCCAAGATGGGCGCGGAAATCGATCTGCGTGACGGCTATCTCTATGCCAAGGCTGAGGGCGGCAAGCTCAAGGGCGCCGTGATCGACTTCCCTTTTGCCTCTGTCGGGGCGACCGAGAATATCTTGATGGCCGCGACTTTGGCCAAGGGCACGACCGTCATCAACAACGCCGCGCGGGAGCCTGAGATCGTCGATCTGGCGGACTGTCTGCGGGCCATGGGCGCGCAGATTGAAGGTGACGGCACACCGAGCATCACCATTCAGGGCGTCGATAGCCTGCATGGGGCGACCCATAAAGTTGTGACCGACCGTATTGAGCTTGGCACCTATATGCTGGCGCCAGCCTTTTGCGGCGGCGAAGTGGAACTGCTGGGCGGGCGGATCGACCTGTTGCAGGCGTTCTGCGAAAAGCTCGACGCGGCAGGGATCGAGGTGACTGAGACACAGGCTGGCCTCAAGGTGGCGCGGCGCAATGGCCGCATCTCGGCGGTGGATGTCACGACAGAGCCATTCCCCGGCTTCCCGACCGACCTTCAGGCACAGATGATGGCGTTGCTCTGCACTGCCGAAGGGACCTCTGTACTGGAAGAGAAGATTTTCGAGAACCGCTTCATGCACGCCCCGGAATTGATCCGCATGGGCGCGCGGATTGATGTGCACGGCGGCACGGCTAAGGTCACTGGCGTTAAGAAACTCAAAGGCGCGCCGGTTATGGCAACCGATCTGCGAGCGTCGATCTCACTCATCCTCGCCGGGCTGGCCGCCACCGGAGAGACCACGGTAAGCCGGGTCTACCACCTTGATCGCGGCTATGAGCATGTGGTGTCCAAGCTGCGCGGCGTGGGTGCGGATATCGAAAGGATCAGCAGCAAATGA
- a CDS encoding DUF2948 family protein: MTEDARFEDGREAPLNLGALDAEDLTVIASLTQDAVFPASEMRWHRTGARFALLLNRLRHEDTGAARHAPERVQSVLMFNNVQRVASQGVPKGDADTILSLLDITFEETDAPSGHVTLTLAGDGAIRLEVEALEVTLKDVTRPYVAPSKKRPVHPE; the protein is encoded by the coding sequence ATGACCGAAGATGCACGTTTCGAAGATGGCCGCGAAGCGCCGTTGAACCTCGGCGCATTGGATGCCGAGGATCTCACGGTGATCGCCTCGCTCACGCAAGATGCGGTGTTTCCTGCCTCTGAGATGCGCTGGCACCGCACGGGCGCGCGTTTCGCGCTGCTGCTGAACCGGCTGCGGCATGAAGATACGGGGGCCGCACGTCATGCGCCCGAGCGGGTGCAATCGGTGCTGATGTTCAACAACGTGCAGCGTGTGGCAAGCCAAGGCGTGCCCAAGGGCGATGCCGATACCATCCTCTCCCTGCTCGACATCACGTTCGAGGAAACCGACGCGCCTTCGGGCCATGTCACGCTGACCTTGGCCGGAGACGGCGCGATCCGGTTAGAGGTCGAGGCTCTGGAGGTAACGCTCAAGGATGTGACACGTCCCTATGTGGCCCCTTCAAAGAAAAGGCCCGTTCACCCCGAGTGA